From the Argentina anserina chromosome 3, drPotAnse1.1, whole genome shotgun sequence genome, the window CAGCGCTACAATCTGTGCCGGCGGAAGCTCCATCAGCAGGCCCCACAAAGCAAATGACTTGAGATGGGAAGCTATCCAAGCTGTCAGAGCGAGAGATGGAATTCTGGGGTTAGGTCATTTCAGATTGCTAAAGAGGTTAGGCTGTGGTGATATTGGGAGTGTCTATCTCTCAGAGTTGAGTGGTGCGGGTGCCAAATGTTATTTTGCAATGAAGGTTATGGACAAAGGGTCTCTAGCAAGTCATAAAAAGCTTCTTCGTGCTCAGACAGAACGAGAGATACTGCAGTCTCTGGATCATCCCTTCCTTTCAACATTATACAACATTATACACCCACTTTGAGACGGATAAATTTTCATGCTTGGTAATGCTCTTCGGCAGAGGCAGCCAGGAAAGCATTTCTTTGAGCAGGCAGTAAAGTATGTTCAGTAAATTTGCACATAATATCATCTGATCCTCTCAAATTtactaaacatatatattctgTTACTTTCTTATGTTATATCAAGTTATTTAAAGAAATTAAATTGATTTAGAGGAGAAGATTGTTCATTGTTCTCTTCACAGAATAAAGCATTTGTCATTCACCCTTTATCTTAGGCTCTTTGAATATATGGTGGTGCTTGTGGAATACTgcattaagttttttttagttATAAATGTTCTTGGCTTCTTGCTAATCTTATACGTTCCTGATTTTTGAGTGACAAATTTTGGATAGTAGTGGCCGTTGGCCATTGCCATGCATTTTTCCTATTTGATATTTGAATTCCCATTATCTTTGGCTCTTTGCTTTACTTCTCTATTACCCGCATTGGGGTCATTTTTAGTCCCATTTTGTTCAGAAAACAAGTCATGGCGAACTGATCATatcatatgcattttttttatgaaacatATCATATGCATATTAACTAGACAATGTGAGTAAAATGTTAGCATTAAGTTCTTTTatggtttttaatttttattcagAGAGACTAAATGATATTCCTATATTTTCCTCAGAAAAGCTTGTGTAGTAGGGCGGATGAATATGTGAACATCactatttttctattttatgatCAGTTAGGGTAATGTGATCCTACTAAGGATTGATGTTTTCAAGAATTAAGGGATCAACACTGATTTGGTGATATGTAGATCTTGTTATCTACAACTGTTCTACTAATTTGAGCAATGGTCCTGATTGTCACCGAGTCCCTAACCATACCTTTGCATAGTGCTTGAAGGTAACAAGTTGATTTCATTTGAACTTGCAGATTCTATGTTGCAGAGGTCCTGCTATCTCTGGAATACCTGCACATGCTTGGGATTGTGTACCGCGACCTTAAGCCAGAAAATGTCCTGGTGAGGGAAGATGGACATATATAATGCTCTCCGATTTTGACCTCTCACTCCGTTGTGCTGTTAGTCCAACACTAGTCAGAACCTCTTCAATGGAGTTGGAGCCCTTGCGGAAAAACCCAGCTTCCATTGAGCCACCTTCCTGCATCCAACCATCCTGCATTACTCCTACAACAACGTGCTTCTCACCCCGTCTGTTTTCTAGCTAGTCCAACAAGgacaaaaaactgaaaaacgaTATTAATAACAAAGGAAGACCATTACCTGAGCTCATGGCAGAACCAACGGATGCCCGGTCTATGTCATTAGTTGGGAGTTGGGACTCATGAGTATTTGGCACCTGAGATTATCAAGGGTGAAGGTCATGGAAGTGCTGTTGATTGGTGGACATTTGGAATCTTTTTGTATGAGCTGCTGTTTGGTAAGACTCCTTTCAAGGGTTCTGGGAATCGAGCAACACTGTTCAATGTGGTTGGTCAGCCCCTGCGGTTTCCAGAATCACCAGTTGTGAGTTTTGCCGCAAGAGACCTGATCAGGGGATTGCTTGTGAAGGAACCGCAGAACAGATTGGCATGCAAACGAGGGGCGACTGAGATAAAGCAACACCCTTTTTTTGAAGGTGTGAATTGGGCATTGATACGTTGTGCAACCCCGCCTCAGATCCCAAAACCTGTTGAGACGGAGCTTTTCGAGGTGGGAAAACGGATCCTtctcagagaacaatcaggAAGCCCCGGTGTCGAACCATAGACGGTTCGACtcttcgttctctgttgttgttggcgtgccagtacctttcactccacctcaagtagatggccgatcttacttttgacCGCTTGATAAAAAGCATAGCTTATATTGTGTCGATAATAGCATGACTCTCTCGCGAATGGAttttgctgactagtgcagacttttggGTTTGCTAGAAATTAGGCTaacgactcgatggacttgactcgaattgccgaagttaatcggacttgttgaACTATAGTTTATCCAAGGCCATGTTAAAACATAATGAAACACTAACCATATGATTTCTCTACTAGTAATCATACGTCTCAGTTATAGTACTCACACAGTCACACTAATGGCAAATAATGTTGAACGGAGAATGTACAGGATGTTATACATGTAACTCATAAATTTCCGACCAAGTTCAATTGTTAAAATATTCgacagtttgatgtttgaGGACAGCCAAAAACACTTGTGATCACTAGATATAAATCTATAATGATATTAAGCACCtttctaattattttttgGTAAATATACCAAGCAGTTTTTATTTGGGGGACTTTGGTCTTTGGGAGTTTGGGACAAAAGAAAATACCAACTtgaatgagaagaaaaagaaaacaaattagaaGCTTTGATTCTCTTTTACGTTttgacctctctctctctctctctctctctctctctctctctctgtggaGAAATATTTCACATACCCCCGGTTCCTGCGGAGGCGTCCGGTTTCCCTTCCCCTTGCAAACATAGCTCAAGCTGCGACTAGAAACAAAACTTTACTCCGCCAAACCATACTCCAACTCAAATCTCTGACTCTTCTTTTTGCGTTCTCGCGCTCTCGATCTGTCTTTGGTTTCTCCCCCCTAAAAGGTACAGCTCCCTGATTATAGATCTGAACTTCTATTCAGTAAGCGTTCATTCTATTCAACAGACTCAAAGTATAAGCTTCACTTCTGTGGATGCCTCTTTGTTTACTCCTTGTTACATGTTATTCAATGTCTGTCTTTGCATTCACCCATGCTTGCAGCCTTGTTGGGATTTTCAGTCTCTGTTTTACCAATTTGGACTTGGTTTTACACCTTTATACCGCtgctaaaataaaattgaaaaacaaaactttTGCACCAGGAGCTCGTTTCAGTTTGCATCTTGGCTCATTGGGTAATATCAGCTGCTGCTGCTCTCTATCTATTGTTTAATCTACTTATTGAGGTCGTGCTCTTAAGATTGCATATTTCCTAAAAGATTGTTAACTTGAGTTTAACAACTGTCTTTCTTTTTAATATGAATGGAAGTATGCATTCAGGGTCTCCATTGCATCTGAATCATTTCATGGTGGTTTGTTATACTTATTGAAATGGTTGTTTTCTTGTAGATTCACTATTGCTGCTGTGAAAGTTAAGTACGTTTGGTTGCTAAAGTGGAAGATACAAGATTACAAGGATGCTCATAATGGGGCAGAACAATGATTTTTCCCCATCTGCTTAGTAGGCCCTATCTCTGAAATCTGATGGCCTCAAAATCAAGTGCTAGAGCTTCCTCCAGACTGCAACCAAAAGCAGCTGGTGTTCAAACGGTAGAATCAGATGATGTCAAACAATTTCCCACACGCATCATGAAAGCAACCAAATCAGAGCTGGTAGCTCCCGAGAATTTGCTGAAATCTGTACAAAACTCATCAAAGCATGTTGCAGTAGAAGGTTCAAGGCCAGAAAATTTCAATGAAACAGGATCTGCTGATTTGTTGATTAGGAAATTGAATTCAGTTTCATTGTCAACCAATCTTAAGAAGGCATCAAAGGAAGTAGAATCATCTGTCAATTTAACTAGAGGCTCACTGGAAAGTTATGTTGATCAAGAAAAGAAGATATCTGAGTATGAAAGCGTGAAGTACAGCTCAGTTTCTGCCAAAGTTAGCGATGGAGCCGGCAGTATTGCCAAGACTAGCGGAAGTGCCAATAATTTTGTTGAAAGTGGCAAGAGCAGTATGTGTAGGGGAAGCACAAGCAGTGATATCAGTGATGAGAGCACTTGTAGCAGCTTTAGTACCAGCATCAGCAAGCCACACAAAGCAAATGACTTGAGATGGGAAGCCATACAAGCTGTCCGATCAAGAGATGGGGTTATGGGTTTAGGTCATTTCAGATTGCTAAAGAGATTGGGCTGTGGGGATATTGGGAGTGTCTATCTCTCTGAGTTGAGTGGTACCAAATGTTATTTTGCAATGAAGGTTATGGACAAAGAATCTCTAGCAAGCCGTAAAAAGCTTCTTCGTGCTCAGACAGAAAGAGAGATTCTACAATCTCTGGATCATCCCTTCCTTCCAACATTATACACCCACTTTGAGACAGATAAATTTTCCTGCTTGGTAATGGAGTTCTGTCCTGGAGGTGACTTGCACACTCTTCGGCAGAGGCAGCCGGGCAAGCATTTCTCTGAGCAGGCAGTAAAGTACGTTTCGCAGACTTGCACATAATACCTGAATCtatgaaattgaatttaacTCGAAAGAAAGAAGGTTCAGTTTTCTCATCACAATATGATAAATTCTTTATTCGCTAGGAATACATCTGGTTTGTAATTGCCTGTTCCATTGGCTTGGTTTTaagataaaaatatatattatggtCTAATTGAGCAGGGATGCATTTTGAGtgaaaatataggtttttgaTGTGCTAAGTAAGACCTATACGTATTATATTCCTATGGGCATAGCTCGTTAACCAAACATAGTACTCTGAAAACACTGAATTTTTTGCAAAAGTTTTTGAGTTCTCTTATAAAATGTACATgcttctctgtttttttttaatttcattaaaCTTTTGCAACAATTTGGGCTAGTGATGCTTTCTTTGGCAAAGCCAAACTGTTTGTATCATAATTATATTACATTGTTGGTATTATTTCACTATTTCATTGTCTAAGTTCTCAATATGGTTTTGCAATTTTGTCCGGACAGTAAATGATGTTTCTTATTCTTCCCTCAGAAAACTAACTTGCATAATAAGCAGATGAATCTGAACATCAGCAATATGATCTTCTAGGGATAATGTGATCCTACTAAGGATTGATGTTGCTTTTAAGATATAAGGGTTTGACACTGATGTAATGATATGGTCCTATATCTTGTTTTCGACAAATTTTTTAACTAATTGGAGCACTGGTTCTATGTGTCAGCAGGACTCTATGATGCTTTTGCTTACTGCTTCACACTAACAAGTTGATTTTGTTTGCGCTTGCAGATTCTATGTTGCAGAGGTCCTGCTATCTTTGGAATACCTCCACATGCTTGGGATTGTGTACCGTGATCTAAAGCCAGAAAATGTACTGGTCAGGGAAGATGGACATATAATGCTCTCTGACTTTGACCTCTCACTCCGTTGTGCTGTTAGTCCAACTCTAGTCAAGACCTCTTCAATGGAGTTTGAGCCCTTGCAAAAAAATTCTGTTTACTGTGTGCAGCCAGCTTGCATTGAGCCACCTTCCTGCATCCACCCATCCTGTGTAGCTCCTACAACGTGCTTCTCACCCCGTCTGTTTTCCAGCAAGTCTAAAAAGGACAAAAAACCGAAAAACGAAATTGGTAACCAAGTAAGACCATTACCTGAGCTGATGGCAGAACCAACTGATGCGCGATCTATGTCATTTGTTGGGACTCACGAGTATTTGGCACCTGAGATTATCAAGGGTGAAGGCCATGGAAGTGCTGTTGATTGGTGGACTTTTGGAATCTTTTTGTATGAGCTGCTGTTCGGTAAGACTCCTTTCAAGGGTTCTGGGAATCGAGCAACACTATTCAATGTGGTTGGTCAGCCCCTGCGGTTTCCAGATTCACCAGTTGTGAGTTTTGCCGCAAGAGACCTGATCAGGGGATTGCTCGTGAAGGAACCGCAGAATCGATTGGCATACAAACGAGGGGCAACTGAGATAAAGCAACACCCTTTTTTTGAAGGTGTTAATTGGGCATTGATACGTTGTGCAACCCCGCCTGAGATCCCAAAACCTGTTGAGATTGAGCGGATGCCGGCCCCAACAATATCAACAAGTGAGAAGGAGAAGGCTCCTACCATCGTGAAAGTTGTTCCTGATCAAAAGGGTTCTGATAATTACCTAGAGTTTGATTTCTTTTAGCACTAATAGTATCTAGATGGTATCAGGTGAAAGGATTGTATGTTTGTTGTTATTGATTGTACCTGTTGACACTTTTTCTAAATTAAACTGCATAATCATTGAGTGAAATCACTGTGAAGTGAGTCAGTGAGATATATACGTGATGAATCAGAccgttccttttttttttgtagtttgCACCAGATTGAAGCAAATCTGGATTGGTTATGGCGTTATGCAGATCAGTTGATTTGCACCATATTAATTAACTAAAGGTTTCAACATATTTCAGTTTTttacacaaaaaaaagaaagaaaaatgtcaAACAGTACACTCTTGCGGTGAAGGTGGATCGAACACCTGACCTTCAGTCTGACGCTCTCCCGACTGAGCTATCCCCGCTTTCTTTATTTATGACCAGCAGGAATATATAATTTGGCAAATCAATGTGCAGGCAGATCTTATAGTAACTAAGACGAGCACTTGGGTTTAAAACACAGGAATGAAAAGGCTTCATTTCTCTGAGAGCCGTATAGGATCGAGTTAGGGTTATCATCATTGCCTCCTTTATGTGAAAGAGTCTCTGGCGATTTGTGATCATTGGCATTAGGAATGCTACGTGGAGAAAGCGAGTCATTAATCATCACTTGATTTCCTTGACAAATGATATTAATCTCACAGCCTTCTTGGGGTGCACTTTGAAGGACTTGATCAGCTATCCCGCTCGCACCTTTCCCAGACATCAATTTCCTACGTACCAAATACAAATACCAACTAGTTTAATCAAATTCATGAAGATCGAGCAGGGTGTTGTTAAGTGGCAGCTAAGCTCCGGCCTTTGTATGTAATTTACCTCAAATTAGATTTGTCAGTTCCAAGCACCAATTTTCGTATGTTGAGAATAGGAATAAGGTCCACAATAGCCTTCGCGATCATATCACTTTCGATCAACAGAGTATCCACCTTAACCTGCATTCGATTTTCCATTAGCTAGgttatgaattatatatgattaaaAAATGTTGCGGGCATATATGGATCCATATATGCAAGTATGTACCTTTGCAGCCGAGCATGCATCAATATACTTCTGAAGGAGCTGTCTTCTCTTGCCTGATTCTTGAGCCATGAAGCTTTCGACTtgttctgaactcacttgactTTTCGGAAGTTTTCCTACTGCATGCACAATGTACGCAGTGATCGATAAACATATATGCATACTAATTATATCCCAAAAGATCATATTTGGTATTTCGCTACGTGCACAAATGAATCAGCAATATTCTTCAATTTGATAGCTTTCTTCGAATTGATCGATTCATACATCGATATGCCATTCATTGCTTGTTTATGTCCACTACTAAGCTCAAAgaatgtaattaattaattatatttttcatttgccGGCCTAGCAGATAGAAATCATGAGAACACTGAAGTCATAATAAAAGTAAATTGTCAAAAGGGGAGGTTGGTTTTTCCCGTGAATTTTTGCAAAACTTGATTGGAAGCAGCTAGCTAGCGAGCtacgtgtgtatatatataggccgcTTCGGACGTCTGCACCGTGCGGATTTAccgattccggcgacggcaGGTCGCAACGGCGCGGCGgaccagcacagccgcactacccacctcccggcgatcccgtctgtgccggccggagctccatcggcggCCAGAATCtgtaaaaatcaagtttctgggCAGATTTCGGCGATTTTGCGATTCCGGCCGCTgtgggtcgccgatggagcttcgaccggcacagacgggaccgccgggaggtggggagtgcggctgtcGTGGTCCGTCATGCCGTTGCAGCCTGCCTTCGCCGGAATCGGCgaatccgtaccttacgtaaagtacggacgtccgcacctgaaaattcatatatatatatatatatatatatatatttattgggCTTCTCGGCTGCAGCACAAATATGAGCGCCGGGAGgaggggagtgcggctgtACTGGTCGGCGACATCGTTGCGTATCGCCGGAATCGCCGAATCCGCACCGTACCCTTAGAAttttttgtgtatatatatatgcgcaaaatatatatgatacaCATAATTATATCGATCATTTCTTGTCTTTATGATAGCTAAGTCAGACGGTCGGAGAATAATGTATCAAACCTAGATAGGATCATAGGAACATGCTATAGCTAGCTGGTTGATTGATCTTTTGGTCAATGGTATTGATCATGGAAGAAATTAAGCAAAAAGCCAAAAAGACTGGAAGCTTACATGGACTTGGGATGTACTTGATCTCCGGGAAAACGTGTATGAGGTAGAGGATAGTGTTGGGAGAGAGCAGCAGCTGCCTGACGGCGTAGTTTAAGGCGTCCATGCTTGACTCGCTCTTTCCGACGGCCACATAAACGCAGTTAACAATGTCGCCGTTGGAATTATACGATGAAGAAGATTGAGGCAGACCATTGATATGATCATATTGTTCTTCCTTGATGGAGGGCATGGGAAAGTAGCGCTTGTCACCGAAAAGCTCTCTGAtctcaattggaatactagCATGTGAAACTCCAATTGAATAATTTGAACCCtcatgatgatgatcatcttcttcctcctcttctatCTCCCATACACTAGTCCTTGAGATGTTGCACTCGTACTGTAACTGGTCTTGAAACTGGTATTGATCATCATCTTCACCTTCACCACGGTGGTGCTGCTGCGGCTGATGGTATTCACTTCCGCCACGGCCAGTAGTGCCAGTAGTTCTTCTCTGATGAATCTCATCATGATCCATATCAGAGTGAAAGGGCAAGGGCGCCCCGGTGTCCGTCTTCAACACTGACATATCAATATGAACTCACCCGATGGATCCTGACAATACGAGTCAAGTCTCAACAATATAAGCTAGATAGTTCATTTCTTTCTACGAATATTGATTTATATCTACGAatattgagatatatatatatatatattgaattaATATAGAAATGTAGCAGCTAGCTGCTTTGGTTTGACCGCGCGTTCAATTATCTCCTTATAACTAATTGTCCAATATATACAGCTCACATGCATCTCTCTCAAATCTCATGTACATGTCCAGTATTCATTTCTGGCTTTGAAAAGCTGAGAGGTTTGAACTCGGATCGGAGAAGCTAAATGGAGAAATCTACTCAATTACAACATGAACAAGGGCATGGAGTAATGTATATTTGAGACACAGGCCTGCTTGCAGCATGTACGTAGAATAAGGCTAGGCTGGCTAGCTAGGTCTGTCGATCTCTTAATAATGACTAATAATTTCAGTCTTAATTTTAACTAGCACCCGGCCTAACACGGATAACCTTCTTGTTTCTAACCTTAAGATTCTCGTGGACATCGAACAAGTACAATTGACTTTCTGTAATGGCCGTTGCTTTCAGTAGTTGATGACGCCCTACAATTATTAGAAGGATCGATCAgtatatactatatacgtCGTGTGTGTATATGTATGTTGCTTAAagtatatattaataaatttaacCATCCCCTCATACACGAAACGGATTGCTACAGAATATCCATCCGTATATTCTTACAGATTAGGAAATAGTCTAATTAAGCATATTTATATAATACATTATTGTGAATTCATTTATCTAAACATATATAGATTATTATCATGACGTGGAATGCTAGCTGTTgaatgagaaatttttcagTGCGACCGTAGCACCACGTGTCAATGCCTAGTAATCTACATTTTCAATCACAATTTGACATGtaatatttaattagaaaaattatGTGAGGTGGGTTAAATATATAGAATTGAATGAACATGTTATTAAATCATCGTTATTGACTTGCATTTAACGAAATCGATCGTATAGAATTAAGAATATGAGCACGCGATTTAAACTAAAGACTCGTGTGAAAAGTTTTAATCTATGCGTGCAATGGCCGGATGATCATAACATTCCGATAACTATGTAATTCATAACTAGCTATGTTTCTCTATGAAGGCTCGGATGCGAACAATTTCTTGATAGTTGTTGGTAGTGGATTTGGGACTAACTATCTATGTTTCTTTAGCCCACCCACTTAGCCTATTAGATTTGGGACTCAGGGATTGGTGTTTGTATATTTGGTTCTTCACCCGCCAGAGAGGCTATTTTTCGGGTGACTCCTATAAGGTGGCTGCGAACGCTTGTTCAAGTAGCTAGCTAATTGGTTCATTGGAGGAGGAGCCACCCGATAGTATCTTTAGttgcaaatatatattttttaatttctaatatgaaccaaattcatcaaattgaaaataaggaaatgTGAAATAGTAGTTAAGAAATCCTAACCAAACAAGAAGTGAAAGGAAACActtccaacaacaacaaaaaaactaagggtaaattataaaaaagtattatctcttaatttatattagaaaaaaatcattacttatgaattaattataaaaaaaagcaTCACATTTAAgtagaaattataaaaaaagtcaacaaaattagaaaaaaatcactttaaaaatattttctgaactattttgccatttcttactcttttttttttcattctttttctaatttcggccataactttctcgtccggcgatagattttgacgaaattggtaccgttagaaatatctcgctcccctctttcatttgatatattacCCACTCCGAATCAACCAACCGTACAAGACGCAACAACCATCGCAAATGATTGCCGCCATCGATAGCGGTGTTCCAAGCAATTCCGAcgaaaccgaagctcaaggTTCCCTAATTATAACTATtatcttcattctgagcatacttataccaatctcatttgaattttaacaaaatttcgcatatttccacatttcctctcggcatgttacacctcctgtcacaaccactattacagacactatcacactacatgtcacacctcctgtcacactacctaccacacccactgtcacactacctaccacacccactgtcacactacctgtcacaccttCTGTCACAACCAttatcacactaactgtcacaccgctgtcacaacccctgtcacacatgctgtcacactaactttctactgtgacaggtagtgtgatagctaaTGTGACACATAATGTGATATCTAATGTGATAGCAACATCGGTAAATTCGTTCAAAATCAGCGTATGTGCATCTTCCGTGAACCTGCGCCTCCACCCCACATCTCCACCCCGCGTCTCCACCCCGCACCTCCATTGTCAAACCACAACTCACCGCTGTCACAACCCATGTCACACCCATtgtcacacctgctgtcacactaactttctgctgtgacaggtagtgtgatagctaaTGTGACACACAATGTGATAGCTATTGTGATAGCAGTAGCGGTAAATTCGTTCAACATCAGCATATAATTCCTCTGGGCACCATCAGCGACATCTTCTGCATCTGCATCGCATCTTCTCCGACGAGGACTCTGCCCGGCGACTTGGATCAAGCTCAATCCAAGCCTCAAGTAAGATCGatcagtgagagagagagatgaagacCAGTGAGAGAGAGCTGGAGAGATCGACCCGAGATGAAGAATAGTGGCGGTGTCGATTCCATCTCTGTCAACCTGGAAAGCTATCAACCCAGCCTAGAGACAACGACGCAACGCCGCCGACAAAGGACCAGCACGACATGGCATGCCGAGTTCCAGGGCTCTGTCCCCACTGTTTTAGTTTCAACGAAGGAGATCCAACTCAGTCTCTACTGAGTTTCGGCATCTCCACGTCTTCGTCGAGAACAGGGTCGTTCTCGCCACCGAGAAGAGCACCTGAAGATGAAGGTTTGATAAAGGTTTGCGAGATCTGGTTGTCACCACCGAGAAGAACTCCCGACGATGGTCTGTGAGATGCCGAGATCTGTTTTACATTTAAGTCAGTGGCAGTCTCATAAATTAATTGAAGTTTATGGGCAACGTTGTATCAGTTTTGAAAAAGTGACTAGATTCTAATTTCTAATCTTTGcctgacttttttctaattaagtGTGTATAAATTAACTTTTTTGTGATCCGcccaaaaaccaaaacaaagacCTCTACTGCCATGGAGTGATCAGTCAAACAAATATACCACTAGCCACCTATTGGGTCATCTTGAATATAACAGAAAAGTTCACAGAGGTTTTCACAAAATACCTCTTTTGGTTGACTAAAACTAGAAACCTCCAGAGGAGTGCTTGTATCTTTGTTGCCAAATAAGCTATCCAGCGAATCAAATAACTCAGAATCTGATTTCCGCGAATTCTATTCAGTCGGAAACAGGTAAAGAATAAGCACATAAGATCAAGCATCCATTAAATGCTTAATTGGATTACAAGAAACTTCATGTCTAGAGGAGAGAAAACACAACAGTTTCTAGAAACAATACTTGATTACATACTTAATACGACAAAATGGGAAGGTGAACCCAGAACCCAGAAAACAATGACAATCAACAACAGATCAACCAGTCATGTAAAATAATTGTAGGGGTTTACCTCTTAAGACAGGGGACGACGCTCCTCTACTAAGATTTTGATGAGAATGGTTGTTCTTGATCGAGTTGATTATTGAATTAGGGATTAGAGATTAGGAGAAGGAGAACAATCTTCATTTGCTAGCTATATGCGATGATGATAGGTCGAGAGGAGATAAGGTTTCGGGGTAATTTGAAGAAACCACCGAAGACAAAATAGGGTTAAAAGAGAAGATTCATTTAAATGGTTCCGTGTTTTTGAGATTTCTGCGGAAGCTATTCGTAAAGCATGTACATAACAACTTCTCTTAAACTTGCTTTTGGGACAATCCACTTCCACCGAAATCAGTTTTCACGTGTTACCAAACACCATGTAAGACCCAAAAACACTTTTGGTCCCAAAAGCAGCTCAAGAAGCTGCGCCAAACTGGGCCTTAAaagttttcagttttcactAAGAAGTGTTACAACAAAAAGTTCTCATTTTGGAACAAGATATTGTGAtgattaaataatataattacaCTATCAGAATATGTTACTCAGCAAATTTTAGTTAATTTGCAGCAAGATATACTCTCTCTCTGAACAAGAGTGGACACATACCAAGGTTCGCCGTGACTGGTGAGCTTGGAAATCAGGAAGAAAAAAGCTAGAAGGGTGACATTGACGACTCGCCTGCCACTCCCGTTTGTTCTTCTTGACGCCACTTGCGAAGTTCACCCTCAATGGCCGATTTTGCCGACTCTGCTGACTCTGCATTTGTCAGTGCCAAGTTTGTTGCAGTATTGATTTCCTCTATCGCTTTTAAGTTGGCTTCCAACTTTTTATCTGCTTCATTCTTTCTCACACTGATGGCTTCTACTTGGACAATGCACTCTGCCTCTTTTATCTCAGCCAATCTTTCACATTCCTTCACTTTCCTACTCAAACATTCATAGTCCTCCAAAGATAATTTGATCTTCCCGGTTGTACTAGGAGTAGTGCTCTCTGTTGTGTCATGAGGTCTCCCGGACAAGACCTTGAGCTGTTCCAAGGCAATTTTCTCTGCTTCTTTTGCAACT encodes:
- the LOC126789394 gene encoding LOW QUALITY PROTEIN: serine/threonine-protein kinase D6PKL2-like (The sequence of the model RefSeq protein was modified relative to this genomic sequence to represent the inferred CDS: inserted 1 base in 1 codon; deleted 4 bases in 3 codons; substituted 1 base at 1 genomic stop codon); protein product: MVVLRIYNISISRPHKANDLRWEAIQAVRARDGILGLGHFRLLKRLGCGDIGSVYLSELSGAGAKCYFAMKVMDKGSLASHKKLLRAQTEREILQSLDHPFLQHYTTLYTHFETDKFSCLVMXLRQRQPGKHFFEQAVKFYVAEVLLSLEYLHMLGIVYRDLKPENVLVREDGHIMLSDFDLSLRCAVSPTLVRTSSMELEPLRKNPASIEPPSCIQPSCITPTTTCFSPRLFSSXSNKDKKLKNDINNKGRPLPELMAEPTDARSMSLLGVGTHEYLAPEIIKGEGHGSAVDWWTFGIFLYELLFGKTPFKGSGNRATLFNVVGQPLRFPESPVVSFAARDLIRGLLVKEPQNRLACKRGATEIKQHPFFEGVNWALIRCATPPQIPKPVETELFEVGKRILLREQSGSPGVEP
- the LOC126789174 gene encoding serine/threonine-protein kinase D6PK-like, whose product is MASKSSARASSRLQPKAAGVQTVESDDVKQFPTRIMKATKSELVAPENLLKSVQNSSKHVAVEGSRPENFNETGSADLLIRKLNSVSLSTNLKKASKEVESSVNLTRGSLESYVDQEKKISEYESVKYSSVSAKVSDGAGSIAKTSGSANNFVESGKSSMCRGSTSSDISDESTCSSFSTSISKPHKANDLRWEAIQAVRSRDGVMGLGHFRLLKRLGCGDIGSVYLSELSGTKCYFAMKVMDKESLASRKKLLRAQTEREILQSLDHPFLPTLYTHFETDKFSCLVMEFCPGGDLHTLRQRQPGKHFSEQAVKFYVAEVLLSLEYLHMLGIVYRDLKPENVLVREDGHIMLSDFDLSLRCAVSPTLVKTSSMEFEPLQKNSVYCVQPACIEPPSCIHPSCVAPTTCFSPRLFSSKSKKDKKPKNEIGNQVRPLPELMAEPTDARSMSFVGTHEYLAPEIIKGEGHGSAVDWWTFGIFLYELLFGKTPFKGSGNRATLFNVVGQPLRFPDSPVVSFAARDLIRGLLVKEPQNRLAYKRGATEIKQHPFFEGVNWALIRCATPPEIPKPVEIERMPAPTISTSEKEKAPTIVKVVPDQKGSDNYLEFDFF
- the LOC126788497 gene encoding U-box domain-containing protein 35 is translated as MSVLKTDTGAPLPFHSDMDHDEIHQRRTTGTTGRGGSEYHQPQQHHRGEGEDDDQYQFQDQLQYECNISRTSVWEIEEEEEDDHHHEGSNYSIGVSHASIPIEIRELFGDKRYFPMPSIKEEQYDHINGLPQSSSSYNSNGDIVNCVYVAVGKSESSMDALNYAVRQLLLSPNTILYLIHVFPEIKYIPSPLGKLPKSQVSSEQVESFMAQESGKRRQLLQKYIDACSAAKVKVDTLLIESDMIAKAIVDLIPILNIRKLVLGTDKSNLRKLMSGKGASGIADQVLQSAPQEGCEINIICQGNQVMINDSLSPRSIPNANDHKSPETLSHKGGNDDNPNSILYGSQRNEAFSFLCFKPKCSS